The following proteins come from a genomic window of Candidatus Obscuribacter sp.:
- a CDS encoding Rieske (2Fe-2S) protein, with translation MDQSRRRVLKFIAAAPMTLTFAFLGDGLLRYIKPTMKPFGVFDPADMPAGTGREVFSTSDFPAPWTCIPFIFRQQHVEFNSEKQVIKEIPAFAIRLAGDEIVAYSRRCPLRGCILNFRSNPRNCGCHPQRVRCCECAVEADNPVLFCPCDLSVFDLTQGGRVIQGPAPRPPRKFQLHRQGDLIAIGNLECGYIS, from the coding sequence ATGGACCAGTCGAGGCGTCGAGTACTTAAGTTTATTGCGGCCGCGCCGATGACTCTCACCTTTGCCTTTTTAGGTGATGGGCTTTTGCGTTATATAAAACCGACAATGAAGCCGTTTGGTGTTTTTGATCCTGCCGATATGCCTGCGGGGACGGGGCGGGAAGTTTTTAGCACAAGTGATTTTCCCGCACCATGGACCTGTATACCTTTTATATTTCGCCAACAGCACGTTGAGTTCAATTCCGAAAAGCAAGTGATTAAGGAGATTCCTGCTTTTGCCATCCGTCTTGCGGGAGACGAGATTGTTGCCTATAGTCGGCGCTGTCCGCTCAGGGGCTGTATCCTCAACTTCCGATCAAATCCTCGCAATTGTGGCTGCCATCCTCAGCGAGTTAGATGTTGTGAGTGTGCTGTTGAAGCCGACAATCCGGTTTTATTTTGTCCCTGTGACCTGAGTGTTTTTGACCTGACTCAAGGTGGTCGCGTGATTCAAGGACCGGCACCTAGACCTCCGCGCAAGTTTCAACTGCACCGTCAGGGTGACTTGATTGCAATCGGCAATCTGGAGTGTGGTTACATTTCGTGA
- a CDS encoding N-6 DNA methylase — protein MKTTTASPKVKKTGPPLLKKLARELAIIADHDQKTILRLAAHLALAANGIQPITSLPLDKRALNELWTIFGSADRANGVEDRLAGALDHSEFARVLTAPLALEQITDSQIGGLVKLTRVMARGSDLEVFRDPLFVASLREAIVETGTAAQKSRHTIDSPLLPTQFFTPTSVANKIAKETPCRPGETILDPACGGGHLLVPVFFECLKQHELAGATDTASSARQIFEQQLYGYDIDQSLVDICGFSLYLAARQVTRAELPTPNIRVLPGPSGSLALAPGGSTGTAQKETKLQVDHIVMNPPYQSTRTIDSATSDYIKTHYANASGDLYTAFIELALRLLKDGGTLSAITQQSFLSISRYRQFRLDLLERSEFIHYEILGPGVFYFCPGEKVNSIVFTLQKKAKPLANKISDLCHSIPGNPIVFDAPIELAQIFSDAPQLAQIPGIDIVNGLFTCNNKLFVKDVSLVSPSESHLYVPYDKGGGKKWYHQTKLRLNWGEDGKHIREYRAERGQARALPGERFYFKPGVTYSYIGTSGFSARLLSPGSIFDIASSAIFSSTIDAHYILGWLNSSLVIYLLSILNPTVNFQIGDLRRLPFKAPDEELESRVASLAKSCVELVKECSAKGGVTAQIRQQESDLQQQIDELIFEHYKIDDSLRLKIQNNLWVVNARARAV, from the coding sequence AAGCGCGCACTCAATGAGCTGTGGACAATATTTGGTAGCGCGGACCGCGCCAATGGGGTCGAAGACAGACTGGCAGGCGCACTGGACCACTCAGAGTTTGCCAGAGTGCTCACAGCTCCACTGGCTCTGGAGCAAATAACAGACAGCCAGATTGGGGGGCTAGTCAAACTTACCAGAGTCATGGCACGCGGGTCCGACCTGGAGGTCTTTAGGGACCCACTATTTGTTGCGTCGTTGCGAGAGGCGATTGTAGAGACTGGCACTGCCGCCCAAAAATCACGCCACACAATCGACTCACCACTATTGCCCACACAGTTTTTTACACCCACTAGCGTCGCCAACAAAATCGCAAAAGAGACCCCCTGCCGCCCCGGTGAGACTATCCTCGATCCAGCTTGTGGTGGAGGACATCTACTGGTACCAGTATTTTTTGAGTGCTTAAAACAACACGAGCTGGCAGGCGCCACCGACACCGCCAGTAGTGCCAGGCAAATTTTTGAGCAACAGTTATATGGTTACGACATTGATCAGAGTCTCGTGGATATCTGCGGATTTAGCCTCTATCTCGCGGCACGCCAGGTGACCAGAGCCGAGCTACCCACACCCAATATCAGAGTACTACCAGGTCCATCCGGCAGCTTGGCATTGGCACCAGGAGGCTCGACTGGTACCGCACAAAAAGAGACCAAGCTCCAGGTAGATCACATCGTGATGAATCCACCTTATCAAAGCACACGCACCATAGACAGTGCCACCAGTGACTATATCAAAACTCACTATGCCAATGCCTCAGGAGATCTCTATACCGCATTTATTGAGCTTGCCCTGCGCCTGCTCAAAGACGGCGGTACATTGTCGGCAATCACCCAGCAGAGTTTTTTGAGCATCAGTCGCTATCGACAATTTAGACTAGATTTACTTGAGCGGTCAGAGTTTATCCACTACGAGATACTTGGACCGGGTGTGTTTTATTTTTGTCCAGGCGAAAAAGTAAACAGCATTGTCTTTACTTTGCAAAAAAAAGCCAAACCACTAGCGAACAAAATCTCAGACCTCTGTCACTCAATACCAGGCAATCCCATAGTCTTTGACGCGCCTATTGAGCTAGCTCAAATCTTTAGTGATGCCCCGCAACTCGCTCAAATACCGGGCATCGACATAGTCAACGGGCTATTTACCTGCAACAACAAACTCTTTGTCAAAGATGTATCACTTGTCTCACCGAGTGAGTCACATCTCTATGTGCCCTACGACAAAGGCGGTGGCAAAAAATGGTATCACCAGACCAAACTCAGACTAAACTGGGGCGAGGACGGCAAACACATCAGAGAGTACCGAGCGGAGAGAGGACAAGCACGCGCACTACCTGGCGAGCGCTTTTACTTTAAACCAGGTGTGACTTATTCGTACATCGGCACCAGCGGCTTTAGCGCCAGGCTACTAAGCCCGGGCTCAATATTTGATATTGCCAGCTCTGCGATATTTAGCAGCACTATCGATGCGCACTACATACTCGGTTGGCTTAATTCGTCTTTAGTGATTTATCTTCTTTCTATTCTCAATCCAACGGTCAATTTTCAAATTGGTGACTTACGTAGATTGCCTTTTAAAGCGCCTGACGAGGAGCTAGAGTCTAGGGTCGCCTCTCTGGCAAAAAGCTGCGTGGAGTTAGTCAAAGAGTGTAGCGCCAAAGGTGGTGTAACAGCACAAATTAGACAGCAAGAATCAGACTTGCAACAACAAATAGATGAGCTAATTTTTGAACACTATAAAATCGATGACAGCCTGAGACTAAAGATACAAAACAATCTCTGGGTTGTTAACGCACGAGCACGGGCGGTTTAA